Genomic DNA from Jonesia denitrificans DSM 20603:
ACCATAAAGGTATGGATTCCGTCCTCCATAACTCATCACCGCATCCACTAACTGCGCAACAGCACGCAGATGTGCACAGGCTCATTGAGCACTCCCGTGCGTCGCATACAAAGAAAACTTACGAAGTTGGGGTGCGTTCCTGGCAAAGATATGCAACCACGTACCGGTACACACTTTTCCCAGCAACACCTAGCGAAGTGGCACTGTGGCTCAGTGACCTGTTTGATCAAGGAAAATCAACAGCAACTGTCCGGACCTACCTCCAGTCACTGCGCGACTATCACCGGGAACGTGGATCACAAGCACTTGACGACGTGGAAGGCATTCGTCGTGTCATTGCCGGGATTTCACGGCTCAACAGGGAAAAAGATGTTCGAAAAGCTCGCGCTTTGTCGCCCACTGAAGTTGTCATGCTTGTCTCCTATGCGCGGATGCTCCAGTCGCCTCGCGGCACACGAGACGCCGCGTGGTGGCTTCTCGCAACATCACTTGGTCTACGCTACTCAGACAGCGTTGTCCTCCAGCGCCGTGATGTACGTCTGGTACCAGACAAGGGAGCGGTTATTACGGTGCGATACTCGAAAACAGACCAGTATGCGACAGGAGCCCAGTTAGCACTCTCGCAGTCATCAATGGCCCATATCGATCCTGTCCGTGCTATCCAGGATCTCTTGCGCATACTCCCTGAGGAGCCGACAACCCCACTTTTTCAGGGGCTTCGAAAGAATGGTCGGTGGACCGGACAATCATTATCCAATGTCGGCCTGAACAAGGCAATCGCCAGACTTGCTGATGAATCAGGCATTAACACTGAACAGGTAACAACACACAGTGCACGCGCTACCTTCGCAACCAATGCATACATTGCTGGTATCGACGAATCGGCTATAGCTATGACAGGTCGTTGGAAATCACTAAGTATTCAGCGTTCCTACCGAAGAGTCGATGATGACTCAATGTTTGATAAACGCGCTTCCGCCTCGCACTGGTTAGAAGAGTCTTTACGGTCGAGACACTGATCTATCAGTAACTGTTCATAGAGTTCGTTAACCTCTATCTCCCCTTTTTGACCAGCACATGACGTGCGAATCGTTGGTTACGATAAACGAACATTATTCAAACCAATAAATAGTCTTGTATGTCTGTTCTAGGTTTTAGGCCGTGATGTAGTCTATCTAAGCTGTATGCGATGAGTCTGCTAATCAAGCTAACTATCTGGTCAGGACGATACATTCAGTGTGACTGATAGTTACGAGATCAATCAGTGCATACTGTTACATAAGAATGCTTCGGTGATGCGGATCAGCGGATTACACGGTCAACATGGATTGCGCGAAGTTTCCCCGAGAACTCTGATGCAAGTATTTTATTGAGATCATCTGTATGGGATGACTCAATCGTGAAGTTCACGTTTGAGTGATATCG
This window encodes:
- a CDS encoding tyrosine-type recombinase/integrase, which produces MDSVLHNSSPHPLTAQQHADVHRLIEHSRASHTKKTYEVGVRSWQRYATTYRYTLFPATPSEVALWLSDLFDQGKSTATVRTYLQSLRDYHRERGSQALDDVEGIRRVIAGISRLNREKDVRKARALSPTEVVMLVSYARMLQSPRGTRDAAWWLLATSLGLRYSDSVVLQRRDVRLVPDKGAVITVRYSKTDQYATGAQLALSQSSMAHIDPVRAIQDLLRILPEEPTTPLFQGLRKNGRWTGQSLSNVGLNKAIARLADESGINTEQVTTHSARATFATNAYIAGIDESAIAMTGRWKSLSIQRSYRRVDDDSMFDKRASASHWLEESLRSRH